One region of Thiomonas intermedia genomic DNA includes:
- a CDS encoding aspartate aminotransferase family protein, which yields MSSTSLSAARVARFHAQESARFLADHPRCAALHQQAQRHFLFGVPMHWMADAPSPVPLYVDRAQGARLFDVDGHAIIDFCLGDTGAMFGHSPAAIARTLAEQGALGATTMLPSTVALDVADLLERRFGLPMWQFTATASDANRFVLRWARALTGRKHIVVFNGCYHGTVDDVFVDLDPSGTTHTRPSLLGQVVDLTTHTRVVEFNDLDGLRSALAAGDVACVLTEPVLTNIGMVLPEPGFLDAVRQLTREHGALLVMDETHTLSCGPGGYCRANGLQPDVLILGKPMAGGTPGATYGFTTEVGARMQAVKAAAAPGHSGIGTTLSAGLLTLRLMRTMLAEVMTDAAYAHMFAIAEQVACGLERVIEDHGLRWTVTRIGARCEVQFAAQRPRNGSEARAAFDDALEPALQLALINRGVLLTPFHNMLLASPAHTQADADALIHAFDDALQTLKSA from the coding sequence ATGAGTTCCACAAGCCTCTCCGCCGCGCGCGTCGCCCGCTTTCACGCGCAGGAATCCGCCCGCTTCCTGGCCGACCATCCGCGCTGCGCCGCGCTGCACCAGCAGGCCCAGCGCCACTTTCTGTTCGGCGTGCCCATGCACTGGATGGCCGATGCGCCTTCGCCCGTGCCGCTCTATGTGGACAGGGCGCAGGGTGCGCGCCTGTTCGATGTGGACGGTCACGCCATCATCGACTTCTGCCTGGGCGACACCGGCGCCATGTTCGGCCACAGCCCCGCGGCCATCGCCCGCACGCTGGCGGAGCAGGGCGCACTGGGCGCCACCACCATGCTGCCCTCGACCGTCGCGCTCGACGTGGCGGATCTGCTGGAGCGGCGCTTCGGCCTGCCGATGTGGCAGTTCACCGCCACCGCCAGCGATGCCAATCGCTTCGTGCTGCGCTGGGCGCGCGCGCTCACCGGGCGCAAACACATCGTGGTGTTCAACGGCTGCTATCACGGCACGGTCGACGATGTGTTCGTCGACCTCGACCCCAGCGGCACCACCCACACCCGCCCCAGCCTGCTGGGCCAGGTCGTCGACCTCACCACCCACACCCGGGTCGTCGAGTTCAACGACCTCGACGGCCTGCGATCCGCCCTCGCTGCAGGCGACGTCGCCTGCGTGCTGACCGAGCCGGTGCTCACCAATATCGGCATGGTCCTGCCCGAGCCCGGCTTTCTCGACGCCGTGCGCCAGCTCACCCGCGAACACGGCGCACTCCTGGTGATGGACGAGACGCACACCCTCTCGTGCGGCCCTGGCGGCTACTGCCGCGCCAACGGCCTGCAGCCCGACGTGCTCATCCTCGGCAAACCCATGGCCGGCGGCACGCCCGGCGCCACCTACGGCTTCACGACCGAAGTCGGCGCGCGCATGCAGGCCGTAAAGGCTGCCGCCGCGCCCGGGCACTCGGGCATCGGCACCACCCTGTCGGCCGGCCTGCTCACCCTGCGACTCATGCGCACCATGCTGGCCGAAGTCATGACCGACGCCGCCTATGCCCACATGTTCGCCATCGCCGAACAGGTGGCCTGCGGGCTGGAACGCGTGATCGAGGACCACGGATTGCGATGGACGGTGACGCGCATCGGCGCGCGCTGCGAAGTGCAGTTCGCGGCGCAGCGGCCGCGCAACGGCAGCGAAGCCCGTGCCGCCTTTGATGATGCGCTGGAGCCCGCGCTGCAGCTGGCGCTGATCAATCGCGGCGTCTTGCTGACCCCCTTCCACAACATGCTTCTGGCCAGCCCGGCCCACACCCAGGCCGACGCGGATGCCCTGATCCACGCGTTCGACGACGCGCTGCAAACCTTGAAAAGCGCCTGA
- a CDS encoding metalloregulator ArsR/SmtB family transcription factor: MTHDIDIARIAALVGEPARAAMLLALGDGRALPAGELAACAGVSAATASGHLAALRDAGLLSAKQQGRHRYYRLASEQVAALLESLMLVAAQVCETRTTSRVDPMLQVGRTCYSHLAGRLGVSICDGLTARGALQIADDLAHLTPQGLVLLGHLGLDAALLQRNAVSRTCIDWSERHHHLSGPLGVAAPSPRQSRREPDRARNTSMGRVLWPHRRWGRHILIRLIGRIPSEWPPCVPQSAPSPKGEDMQYKLSARGLRGFFLAFSLFGAGLATAQAANPSMLNDFKFDSPTFIHQLPFAQYKMVLQVSEDDPQRWALVLNNAQNALDYFGQEKVQVVVVAYGPGLRMLLKDSPMAQRIAAQDAEGIEFDACHNTMEGMAKKLGHLPELVPQAVIVPAGVVRIMQLEHAGFEYLKP; the protein is encoded by the coding sequence ATGACCCACGACATCGACATCGCCCGCATCGCGGCCCTGGTGGGCGAACCTGCGCGTGCGGCCATGCTGCTGGCGCTGGGCGACGGCCGGGCGCTGCCGGCGGGCGAACTGGCCGCGTGTGCAGGGGTGAGCGCGGCGACCGCCAGCGGCCATCTGGCCGCGCTGCGCGACGCTGGCTTGCTGAGCGCGAAGCAGCAGGGGCGCCATCGCTATTACCGGCTGGCATCCGAGCAGGTGGCGGCGCTGCTGGAGTCGCTGATGCTGGTGGCGGCCCAGGTTTGCGAGACGCGGACAACGTCGAGGGTCGACCCCATGCTGCAGGTTGGACGCACCTGCTACAGCCATCTGGCAGGCCGCTTGGGGGTGTCGATCTGCGACGGGCTGACAGCCCGGGGCGCTTTGCAGATCGCGGATGATCTCGCGCATCTGACGCCGCAGGGCCTGGTGTTGCTGGGCCATCTCGGGCTTGATGCGGCACTGCTGCAGAGAAATGCGGTCAGCAGGACCTGCATCGATTGGAGCGAGCGGCACCACCATTTGTCAGGGCCTCTGGGGGTGGCTGCGCCCTCACCTCGACAGTCGCGCCGTGAGCCTGACCGCGCGCGGAACACGTCAATGGGGCGCGTTCTTTGGCCGCATCGAAGATGGGGGCGTCACATCTTGATACGTTTGATCGGTCGAATCCCGTCAGAATGGCCGCCGTGCGTGCCACAGAGTGCGCCGTCACCCAAAGGAGAAGACATGCAGTACAAGCTTTCGGCCCGTGGACTACGCGGGTTTTTCCTGGCCTTTTCGCTGTTCGGCGCCGGTCTGGCGACCGCGCAGGCGGCCAATCCGTCGATGTTGAACGATTTCAAGTTCGACTCGCCCACCTTCATTCACCAACTTCCCTTCGCGCAGTACAAGATGGTGCTGCAGGTGAGTGAAGACGATCCTCAGCGCTGGGCCCTGGTGCTCAACAACGCCCAGAACGCGCTCGATTATTTCGGTCAGGAGAAGGTGCAAGTGGTGGTGGTGGCCTACGGTCCCGGACTGCGCATGTTGCTCAAGGACAGCCCGATGGCGCAGCGCATCGCGGCGCAGGATGCCGAAGGCATCGAGTTCGATGCCTGCCACAACACCATGGAAGGCATGGCGAAGAAGCTCGGTCACCTGCCCGAACTCGTTCCGCAGGCGGTCATCGTGCCGGCCGGGGTGGTGCGCATCATGCAACTGGAGCACGCGGGTTTCGAGTATCTGAAGCCTTGA
- a CDS encoding sulfurtransferase codes for MSIGRILGFQRWGRALAVWVLGACAGVAQAMVLPGPLVTPPWLHEHASKVQIVDVRDNLDSLTNDPKFSTVKGQKVLDEVGGHVPDALSVNFWGLRQKRDIQGHPVDFLMPTAEEFQASMRGVQLQQDKPIVIVPTGDDATSLQEAAFFAWELQVFGVPAEQIAILNGGMHAWISAGYDVDTDAIAPMTASKWTAKTADRKLLATTEDVQAAQRNHALLLDARPLPQIVGLERTPVVPRAGRLAGAQPLPAELFYRNADDGSWRFLSAPVYRRVLAAGGVKRLAPGIVYCNTGQYAAGAWFVLDRIMAVKGVRSYQGGMNEWEQRGLPVTPY; via the coding sequence ATGAGCATAGGGAGAATTCTCGGGTTTCAGCGTTGGGGCAGGGCCCTGGCGGTCTGGGTGCTGGGGGCCTGCGCCGGCGTGGCCCAGGCCATGGTTCTGCCGGGTCCGTTGGTGACGCCGCCGTGGCTGCATGAACATGCGTCCAAGGTGCAGATCGTGGACGTTCGCGACAACCTCGATTCGTTGACCAACGATCCCAAATTCAGCACCGTCAAGGGTCAGAAGGTGCTGGACGAAGTTGGGGGGCACGTTCCCGATGCGCTCTCGGTGAATTTCTGGGGCCTGCGCCAGAAGCGCGACATCCAGGGCCATCCGGTGGACTTCCTCATGCCCACGGCCGAGGAGTTCCAGGCCAGCATGCGGGGCGTGCAGCTGCAGCAGGACAAGCCCATCGTCATCGTGCCGACCGGTGACGACGCCACCTCGTTGCAGGAGGCCGCCTTCTTCGCCTGGGAATTGCAGGTGTTTGGTGTGCCGGCCGAGCAGATCGCCATTCTCAACGGCGGCATGCATGCCTGGATTTCCGCAGGCTACGACGTTGATACCGATGCCATCGCCCCGATGACGGCGAGCAAGTGGACGGCCAAGACGGCCGACCGCAAGCTGCTGGCCACCACCGAGGACGTCCAGGCGGCCCAGCGCAACCACGCCCTACTGCTCGACGCCCGTCCACTGCCCCAGATCGTCGGCCTCGAGCGCACGCCGGTGGTGCCGCGCGCGGGTCGGCTGGCCGGCGCCCAGCCGTTGCCCGCCGAACTCTTCTATCGCAATGCGGACGATGGCTCCTGGCGTTTTCTCTCGGCGCCGGTGTATCGCCGGGTCCTGGCGGCGGGCGGCGTGAAGCGGCTCGCCCCCGGCATCGTGTATTGCAATACCGGGCAATACGCGGCGGGCGCCTGGTTCGTGCTCGATCGCATCATGGCCGTGAAGGGGGTGCGCTCCTATCAGGGCGGCATGAATGAATGGGAGCAGCGCGGTCTGCCGGTCACTCCCTACTGA
- a CDS encoding MFS transporter permease, whose translation MPPLATQQLDSIHAMLGAGQRSLRLERHSLVLWGASFGGLILVSNHLFTADQVPDPTHRALAWLGLMSVVLAAVSLLDWQLTRRVKRARDEFWSFVHRQILKVWWLLLTTGVLGTFATFFYGGAYLIFPLWLVLVGLGLFVHGLFSQPLVEWTGGLLIAFGVCGVLFRLDVQTLQHLAAAAFGLGMPLLAVLLENGQARGSPFVLRSVKLLLWLGVVLAPPLWAQRMADARQPADAPLQTLAEFSRHPLPRQIVLLPAGLEVPVQIDVSGDTFAPGTQTVLPLVLRRPVEVLVDRGQLTGAWRFQGGNWHRDAWPSSLLIPSMRATLQPGTGPRLQVDLLVRMAAHAPS comes from the coding sequence ATGCCGCCCCTCGCCACGCAGCAACTCGACAGCATTCACGCCATGCTCGGCGCCGGACAGCGCAGCCTGCGCCTGGAGCGTCACAGCCTCGTGCTCTGGGGCGCGAGCTTCGGTGGGCTGATTCTGGTGAGCAACCACCTCTTTACCGCAGACCAGGTGCCAGACCCCACGCATCGCGCCCTGGCCTGGCTGGGACTGATGAGCGTGGTGCTCGCTGCGGTCAGCCTGCTGGACTGGCAGCTCACACGGCGGGTCAAGCGGGCGCGCGACGAATTCTGGTCTTTCGTCCACCGCCAGATCCTCAAGGTGTGGTGGCTGCTGCTCACCACCGGGGTGCTGGGCACGTTCGCCACTTTCTTCTACGGCGGGGCCTACCTCATCTTTCCGCTCTGGCTCGTTCTCGTGGGACTGGGGCTGTTCGTGCACGGCCTGTTTTCTCAGCCCTTGGTGGAATGGACTGGCGGCCTGCTCATCGCGTTCGGGGTCTGCGGCGTGCTGTTTCGCCTGGACGTGCAGACGCTGCAACACCTGGCTGCCGCGGCCTTCGGCCTGGGCATGCCGCTGCTGGCCGTGCTGCTCGAAAATGGGCAAGCGCGCGGTTCCCCGTTTGTTCTGCGCAGCGTGAAACTGCTCCTTTGGCTGGGCGTGGTCCTCGCGCCGCCGCTTTGGGCCCAGCGCATGGCCGATGCGCGGCAGCCAGCCGATGCGCCACTGCAGACCCTGGCCGAGTTTTCCCGCCACCCACTGCCGCGCCAGATCGTGCTTCTGCCCGCGGGCCTGGAGGTGCCCGTGCAGATCGACGTGTCTGGCGACACCTTCGCCCCCGGCACGCAAACCGTTCTGCCGCTCGTGCTCAGGCGCCCGGTGGAGGTACTCGTCGACCGGGGACAACTCACCGGTGCATGGCGATTCCAGGGCGGCAACTGGCACCGCGACGCATGGCCCTCCTCGCTGCTGATTCCCTCCATGCGAGCCACGTTGCAACCTGGCACCGGCCCCCGGCTGCAGGTCGACCTGTTGGTTCGCATGGCCGCGCACGCCCCCTCCTGA
- a CDS encoding NIPSNAP family protein: MTLTCLIRYEIDPFQLDAFRQYAANWGRIIPACGGHLVGYFLPHEGTNDVAWGLIAFESLAAYERYRLRLKADPQGSENFAFAQAHRFILREERSFVSVVDGTLGMPAHALEAGA, encoded by the coding sequence ATGACGCTGACCTGTCTGATCCGCTACGAAATCGACCCCTTCCAGCTTGATGCCTTCAGGCAGTACGCCGCGAACTGGGGGCGCATCATTCCCGCCTGCGGTGGGCATCTGGTGGGGTACTTTCTGCCGCATGAAGGCACCAACGACGTGGCCTGGGGGCTGATCGCCTTCGAATCCTTGGCGGCCTACGAACGCTATCGCCTGCGTTTGAAGGCCGATCCGCAGGGAAGCGAGAACTTCGCGTTCGCACAGGCGCACCGCTTCATCTTGCGCGAGGAGCGCAGCTTCGTGTCGGTGGTCGACGGCACCTTGGGCATGCCGGCACATGCCTTGGAGGCCGGGGCATGA
- the mrdA gene encoding penicillin-binding protein 2 gives MTELRNIERELLRFRRRVILAAGVVVLSFALLIGRWLWLQVVRHRQFSTQAQDNRIALVPIPPQRGLILDRNGIILANNYAAYTLEITPSKIQGTLQGTIDALKAIVPITPFDERRFNTLLGQSRRFQSLPILNKLTDDQVARFVAQRFRFPGVNVRARLFRNYPLGTLGCHLLGYIGRINQAEQQRIDDSDDASNYLGTDHIGKLGVEQAYEAQLHGVTGYEEVEVNATGRPVRKIKTVAATPGQNLVLGADIRLQKLIEDLYGKRRGACVAIDPRNGEVLAFVSMPTFDPNLFVDGIDQANWDALNTSPDRPLLNRVLRGTFPPGSTYKPYLAMGALTDGIRTAQWSFRDPGYFLFAGHRFRDDVPGGHGIVDMRKAIQVSCDVYFYMVAHDWGVDGMANYTSKFSFGQATGIDLQGEAKGVLPSKAWKRRVFRSPAQKVWYPGDTISLGIGQGYNTFTPLQMATALSTMANQGTRYAPRVVRAVEDMATRRFTPVQAPVAERISMNPAYWQVVHDGMIGVNQTGGTGAEAFKGAQYTSAGKTGTAQVFTVGQNQTYDVKDVAHHLRDHALYVVYAPAENPVIALAMIVENAGFGGVAAAPIARKALDYHLLGLYPTDAEIEKISGAKPQPVTFAYAGEREGVPHVPGSKPPPAPAASAPEGAASGAKAAVPAAATAASAAGSVDKRAAPGASAAARATPTAFDADALGNYPRTACMGGLRAPLFTRFGARPDVSDDSEGVRL, from the coding sequence ATGACTGAGCTGCGCAATATCGAACGCGAGTTGCTGCGCTTTCGCCGCCGTGTGATCCTGGCGGCCGGCGTGGTGGTGCTGAGCTTTGCGCTGCTCATCGGTCGCTGGCTTTGGCTGCAGGTGGTGCGGCATCGGCAGTTTTCCACCCAGGCGCAGGACAACCGCATCGCGCTGGTGCCGATTCCGCCGCAGCGCGGCCTGATTCTCGACCGCAACGGCATCATCCTGGCCAACAATTACGCGGCTTACACGCTGGAGATCACGCCGTCGAAGATCCAGGGCACCCTGCAAGGCACCATCGACGCGCTCAAGGCCATCGTGCCCATCACGCCCTTCGACGAGCGGCGCTTCAACACCTTGCTGGGGCAGTCGCGGCGCTTTCAGTCGCTGCCCATCCTCAACAAACTCACCGACGATCAGGTGGCGCGTTTCGTGGCGCAGCGTTTCCGCTTTCCGGGCGTGAATGTGCGGGCGCGGCTGTTCCGCAACTATCCGCTGGGCACGCTGGGCTGTCATCTTCTGGGCTATATCGGCCGCATCAACCAGGCCGAGCAACAGCGCATCGACGACAGCGACGACGCCAGCAACTATCTCGGCACCGACCATATCGGCAAGCTCGGCGTGGAGCAGGCTTATGAGGCGCAGCTGCACGGCGTCACGGGCTATGAGGAAGTCGAGGTCAACGCCACGGGGCGCCCGGTGCGCAAGATCAAGACTGTGGCCGCCACGCCAGGCCAGAACCTGGTGCTGGGGGCGGACATCCGCCTGCAGAAGCTCATCGAAGACCTGTACGGCAAGCGGCGCGGCGCCTGCGTGGCCATCGATCCGCGCAACGGCGAGGTGCTGGCCTTCGTCTCCATGCCGACCTTCGATCCCAATCTGTTCGTCGACGGCATCGATCAGGCCAACTGGGACGCGCTCAACACCTCGCCCGACCGGCCGCTGCTCAACCGCGTGCTGCGCGGCACCTTTCCGCCCGGTTCGACGTACAAGCCGTATCTGGCGATGGGCGCGTTGACCGATGGCATTCGCACCGCGCAGTGGAGTTTCCGCGACCCGGGCTATTTCCTGTTCGCCGGGCACCGGTTCCGCGACGACGTGCCCGGAGGTCACGGCATCGTCGACATGCGCAAGGCCATTCAGGTTTCGTGCGACGTGTATTTCTACATGGTGGCGCACGACTGGGGCGTGGACGGCATGGCCAACTACACCAGCAAGTTCAGCTTCGGCCAGGCCACCGGCATCGACCTGCAGGGCGAGGCCAAGGGCGTGTTGCCGAGCAAGGCCTGGAAGCGCCGGGTCTTCCGCAGCCCGGCGCAGAAGGTCTGGTACCCGGGCGACACCATCAGCTTAGGAATAGGCCAGGGCTACAACACCTTCACCCCTTTGCAGATGGCCACAGCCCTGTCCACAATGGCGAATCAAGGCACGCGCTACGCGCCCCGCGTGGTGCGCGCGGTGGAGGACATGGCCACACGGCGATTCACGCCGGTGCAGGCGCCGGTGGCCGAGCGCATCTCCATGAATCCGGCCTATTGGCAGGTCGTGCACGACGGCATGATCGGGGTGAATCAAACCGGGGGCACGGGGGCTGAAGCGTTCAAGGGCGCGCAGTACACCAGTGCGGGCAAGACCGGCACGGCCCAGGTGTTCACCGTCGGCCAGAACCAGACGTATGACGTCAAGGACGTGGCGCATCACCTGCGCGACCACGCCCTGTATGTGGTTTATGCCCCGGCCGAGAACCCGGTGATCGCCCTGGCCATGATCGTGGAAAACGCTGGTTTCGGCGGCGTGGCCGCTGCGCCGATCGCGCGCAAGGCGCTCGACTACCACCTGCTCGGCCTCTATCCCACCGATGCCGAGATCGAGAAGATCAGCGGGGCCAAGCCGCAGCCCGTGACGTTTGCCTACGCGGGCGAACGTGAGGGAGTTCCCCATGTCCCCGGGTCCAAGCCCCCGCCCGCGCCAGCCGCGTCCGCCCCCGAGGGAGCGGCCTCCGGGGCGAAGGCGGCGGTGCCTGCCGCGGCGACGGCCGCGTCGGCGGCTGGGTCGGTGGACAAGCGAGCAGCCCCCGGCGCCTCCGCTGCGGCGCGGGCCACGCCCACGGCTTTCGATGCCGATGCGCTGGGCAACTATCCGCGCACGGCCTGCATGGGCGGACTGCGCGCACCGCTGTTCACCCGCTTCGGCGCACGGCCCGACGTGAGCGACGACTCGGAAGGCGTGCGGCTATGA
- the speB gene encoding agmatinase: MVQHAFAYLSQQRFLGAAACAGESPSPRFGVAGVAWDGAVTNRPGARFGPNAIRQASQMLCDATHPLFDLSPTAEICDHGDLYLPNTSLETMRAALEAQARTLLARQHMVWLGGDHSITLSLLRALCAVHGQPLAVLHFDAHCDTWTDHFGEPSGHGTWVYEAVQEGLVVPQGVVQVGIRSAAERAAREYVNTIGGRVITARELRGLESASQLAPVTADIRARLAAAQAPVYVTLDIDCLDPAFAPGTGTPEPGGLSSAQVLSLLEELCAMQLPFVGMDCVEVSPPYDHAELTSNIAALCVWTYLCARLAAEPSPLT; encoded by the coding sequence ATGGTTCAGCACGCTTTTGCCTATCTGTCGCAGCAAAGGTTCCTCGGCGCGGCTGCCTGCGCCGGGGAGTCGCCTTCCCCCCGTTTCGGGGTGGCGGGCGTGGCCTGGGATGGGGCGGTGACCAACCGCCCCGGCGCCCGATTCGGGCCCAACGCCATCCGCCAGGCCAGCCAGATGCTGTGCGATGCCACGCATCCGCTGTTCGACCTGTCGCCGACGGCCGAGATCTGCGATCACGGCGATCTTTATCTGCCCAACACCAGCCTGGAGACGATGCGCGCCGCGCTCGAAGCCCAGGCGCGAACGCTCCTGGCGCGTCAGCACATGGTGTGGCTGGGCGGCGATCACTCCATCACCCTGTCCTTGCTGCGGGCCCTGTGCGCGGTGCATGGGCAGCCGCTGGCGGTGCTGCACTTCGACGCGCATTGCGATACCTGGACCGACCATTTCGGTGAGCCGTCGGGCCACGGCACCTGGGTTTACGAGGCGGTGCAGGAAGGGCTGGTGGTGCCGCAGGGTGTCGTGCAGGTGGGCATCCGCTCGGCCGCGGAGCGCGCCGCGCGCGAGTACGTCAACACCATCGGCGGACGCGTGATCACCGCGCGCGAGTTGCGCGGCCTGGAGAGCGCGTCGCAGCTGGCGCCGGTCACGGCCGATATCCGCGCCCGGCTGGCCGCGGCGCAGGCTCCGGTCTATGTCACGCTCGACATCGACTGCCTGGACCCGGCGTTCGCCCCGGGCACGGGCACGCCCGAACCCGGGGGGCTGAGCAGCGCCCAGGTGCTGTCGCTGCTCGAGGAGCTTTGCGCCATGCAGCTTCCCTTTGTCGGCATGGATTGCGTGGAGGTGTCGCCGCCCTACGACCACGCCGAACTCACCTCCAACATCGCCGCGCTCTGCGTCTGGACCTATCTGTGCGCGCGGCTCGCGGCGGAACCGTCCCCGCTGACCTGA
- the rodA gene encoding rod shape-determining protein RodA produces MNATFGRPPLWHRVRPFLTGFDAPLAAGLLWLVAIGCIVLFSALQDAHVPFDDHLRNLAIGFLVLFVTAQVPPQRLMQVAVPVYTVGVALLVATAMFGLVRKGARRWLDLGITVVQPSEIMKIAVPLMLAWYFQRREGQIRVKDFFIAAVLLAIPVGLIMKQPDLGTALLVLFTGAFVIFFAGLSWRVIGVLVALAAASAPVLWHFMHDYQRQRLMMLLDPQSDPLGKGFNIIQSMIAIGSGGVFGQGYLHGTQAHLNFVPESHTDFVFSVLAEEWGLAGNLMLLAAYAFFILRGLMIAANAPTLFSRLLAASVTLIFFIYAFVNMGMVSGILPVVGVPLPFVSYGGTALITLMLGAGMLFSIAKSKRLVQS; encoded by the coding sequence ATGAACGCGACTTTTGGACGTCCGCCGCTTTGGCATCGCGTGCGACCGTTCCTCACCGGCTTCGACGCGCCACTGGCCGCTGGGCTGCTGTGGTTGGTGGCCATCGGCTGCATCGTGCTGTTTTCGGCGCTGCAGGATGCCCACGTGCCGTTCGACGACCACCTGCGCAATCTGGCCATCGGCTTTCTGGTGCTGTTCGTCACCGCCCAGGTGCCGCCGCAGCGCCTCATGCAGGTTGCCGTTCCGGTCTATACGGTGGGGGTGGCGCTGCTCGTGGCCACGGCCATGTTCGGCCTGGTGCGCAAGGGCGCGCGCCGCTGGCTCGATCTGGGCATCACCGTGGTCCAGCCTTCGGAGATCATGAAGATCGCCGTGCCGCTGATGCTGGCCTGGTACTTCCAGCGGCGCGAGGGGCAGATCCGGGTGAAGGACTTTTTCATCGCGGCCGTGCTGCTGGCCATTCCGGTGGGGCTCATCATGAAACAGCCCGACCTCGGCACCGCGCTGCTGGTGCTGTTCACCGGGGCGTTCGTCATCTTCTTCGCCGGGCTTTCATGGCGGGTCATCGGCGTGCTGGTTGCTCTGGCCGCGGCGAGTGCGCCGGTGCTGTGGCACTTCATGCACGACTATCAGCGGCAGCGGCTGATGATGCTGCTCGACCCGCAGAGCGACCCCCTGGGCAAGGGCTTCAACATCATTCAGAGCATGATCGCCATCGGCTCCGGCGGGGTGTTCGGTCAGGGCTATCTGCACGGCACCCAGGCGCATCTGAACTTCGTCCCCGAATCGCATACCGACTTCGTGTTCTCGGTGCTGGCCGAGGAGTGGGGGCTGGCGGGCAATCTGATGCTGCTGGCCGCCTATGCCTTCTTCATTCTGCGCGGGCTGATGATCGCGGCCAACGCGCCCACGCTGTTTTCGCGCCTGCTGGCCGCGTCGGTGACCCTGATCTTCTTCATCTACGCCTTCGTCAACATGGGCATGGTGTCGGGCATCCTGCCGGTGGTCGGCGTGCCCCTGCCCTTCGTCAGCTATGGCGGCACAGCGCTCATCACCCTCATGCTGGGCGCGGGCATGTTGTTCTCGATCGCCAAATCGAAGCGGCTGGTGCAGAGCTGA
- a CDS encoding antibiotic biosynthesis monooxygenase family protein — MMAVIFEVTPREGRQDDYLASAEGLRAHLQQIDGFLSIECFASLSQPGKLLSLSFWRDEEAVARWRSLDVHRAAQAAGRGDLFRDYRLRVAAVVRDYGLHDRDQAPPDSRQVHG; from the coding sequence ATGATGGCCGTCATTTTCGAAGTGACGCCGCGCGAGGGGCGGCAGGACGACTATCTCGCCTCGGCGGAAGGGCTGCGTGCTCATCTGCAGCAGATCGACGGCTTTCTCTCCATCGAGTGCTTCGCCAGTCTGTCGCAGCCGGGCAAGCTGTTGTCGCTGTCGTTCTGGCGCGATGAAGAAGCCGTTGCGCGGTGGCGCAGTCTGGACGTGCATCGGGCCGCGCAGGCGGCGGGGCGCGGCGACCTCTTCAGGGACTACCGCTTGCGCGTGGCCGCTGTTGTGCGCGACTATGGTTTGCATGACCGCGACCAGGCGCCTCCCGATTCCCGGCAGGTGCATGGCTGA
- a CDS encoding transcriptional regulator, translating into MSIDALDPLLHQPLRTQIAAYLAGAGQATFSDLKRLIDVSDGNLDAHLKKLLAAGYLQASRITEGPRAQTAYALTPSGHEALQAYVAALKGLIAFAQADSSSAHPAPQTPALVTPSR; encoded by the coding sequence GTGAGCATCGACGCCCTTGATCCCCTGCTGCACCAGCCTCTGCGCACACAGATCGCGGCCTACCTCGCCGGGGCGGGGCAGGCCACGTTTTCCGACCTCAAGCGTCTGATCGATGTGTCGGACGGCAATCTGGACGCGCACCTGAAAAAGCTGCTTGCCGCGGGATACTTGCAGGCGAGCCGGATCACCGAGGGGCCTCGCGCCCAGACCGCCTATGCGCTCACGCCCTCAGGGCACGAAGCCCTGCAGGCCTATGTCGCCGCACTGAAAGGCTTGATCGCCTTCGCCCAGGCCGATTCTTCATCCGCGCACCCTGCGCCGCAGACTCCGGCCTTGGTCACCCCGAGCCGATGA